From the genome of Oxyura jamaicensis isolate SHBP4307 breed ruddy duck chromosome 2, BPBGC_Ojam_1.0, whole genome shotgun sequence, one region includes:
- the GPR20 gene encoding G-protein coupled receptor 20 has protein sequence MTMPTSSTQLPALDHINATQRPNSSIYLFSMFIHPDEDLYREFYSLSIALMVVNAIIFLVGVVLNSLALYVFCFRTKTKTTSVIYTINLIVTDLLVGFSLPVRLIMFYSARDCQHCSLVHIFGYYVNMYCSILFLTCICVDRYLAIVQVEASRKWRNPTCAKGICVFIWIFATVVTFSILTTAIQFAQCCLSKILVLMVCEYFFPLIIIIFFTARIMCALSKPSLMHQSRERRMRAVQLLITVLIIFMICFTPFHVRQVAISINSNMSHRVSLLVYHVTVTLSSLNSCMDPIVYCFVTNNFQSTMKNIFRKTEPEQATVDILGTNKNSKGSNAIIAFSNTIGSPVSLPSPSSVQI, from the coding sequence ATGACCATGCCGACCTCCTCCACCCAACTGCCAGCTCTTGACCATATCAATGCCACCCAGCGACCCAACTCCAGCATCTACTTGTTCTCCATGTTCATCCACCCTGACGAAGACCTGTACAGAGAATTTTACAGCCTATCGATTGCCCTGATGGTGGTCAATGCCATCATTTTCCTGGTGGGTGTCGTGCTGAACAGCTTGGCACTGTATGTATTCTGCTTCCGTACCAAGACAAAAACCACCTCTGTTATTTACACCATCAACTTGATTGTTACTGATCTCTTGGTGGGCTTCTCCTTGCCAGTCCGGCTCATCATGTTCTACAGTGCAAGGGACTGCCAGCATTGTTCTTTGGTTCATATCTTTGGCTACTATGTCAACATGTACTGTAGCATCCTCTTCCTGACGTGCATCTGTGTTGACCGCTACCTGGCGATCGTACAGGTGGAGGCCTCACGTAAATGGAGGAACCCCACCTGTGCCAAGGGGATCTGTGTCTTCATCTGGATCTTTGCTACCGTAGTGACTTTCTCCATCCTCACCACGGCAATACAGTTTGCCCAGTGCTGCCTCTCCAAGATTCTGGTCCTGATGGTCTGCGAGTACTTCTTCCCCCTCATCATAATCATCTTCTTCACTGCCAGGATTATGTGTGCTCTCTCCAAGCCCAGCCTCATGCACCAGAGTCGGGAGAGGAGAATGAGGGCTGTGCAACTCCTTATCACCGTCCTCATCATCTTCATGATCTGCTTCACTCCTTTCCACGTGCGACAGGTAGCCATCTCCATAAACTCCAACATGTCCCATAGGGTCAGCCTCCTCGTCTACCATGTGACGGTGACTCTGAGTAGCCTCAACAGCTGCATGGACCCTATTGTCTACTGCTTTGTCACCAACAACTTCCAGTCAACCATGAAAAACATCTTCAGGAAAACCGAGCCAGAGCAAGCCACTGTGGACATCCTGGGCACGAACAAGAACTCCAAGGGCTCCAACGCAATCATCGCATTCTCCAACACAATAGGAAGCCCTGTGAGCTTGCCATCACCAAGCAGTGTCCAGATTTAA